A region from the Acyrthosiphon pisum isolate AL4f chromosome A1, pea_aphid_22Mar2018_4r6ur, whole genome shotgun sequence genome encodes:
- the LOC107885165 gene encoding uncharacterized protein LOC107885165, giving the protein MFFGLPFLQHTEVEDGFIQLMVLCPNELYGHRFADYILKTYVELDCLFPPVLWAKEPSQHPRTNYAAESFHRTFNRQFYCTRPPIYAVIQTLLETQEETSFKLNTIQQGTVQKASKVEEEKISKTIQYYINYYQKKIF; this is encoded by the exons ATGTTTTTCGGACTCCCATTTCTGCAACATACAGAAGTAGAAGATGGTTTTATACAGCTTATGGTGTTATGTCCAAATGAATTATATGGTCATAGATTtgcagattatattttaaaaacatatgttgAACTAGATTGTTTATTTCCTCCAGTCTTATGGGCAAAAGAACCATCTCAACATCCTAG gaCTAATTATGCCGCAGAAAGTTTTCATCGAACTTTTAACAGACAGTTTTATTGCACACGTCCACCTATATACGCTGTCATACAGACTTTACTCGAAACCCAGGAAGAAACGTCTTTCAAACTCAATACCATTCAACAGGGTACTGTTCAAAAGGCATCAAAAgtagaagaagaaaaaatttcaaaaacaatacagtattatattaactactatcaaaaaaaaatcttttga